From the genome of Nicotiana sylvestris chromosome 1, ASM39365v2, whole genome shotgun sequence:
tttgctagctggttcattgttgttgttagCTATGCTATTGCCTGCCatgatcatgtagctctttgtgcagGTGAGTGACcgtctcatcaagaatgtcacaagcctcatcataagacagcttcgtGAAATTGCCCTATTTATTATGTTAATGTCCCAGTAGaatgtctgttgtatcattgcctcagtcatatcattgttgggacattcctttaccatggttctgtatctctcccatatctcatgtaatggttcggtggCTCCTGCTTGAAGTTAAGATCTCATCCGTCAATGCTGCCATGTGCCCcggcgagaaaaactttgcaatgaatttatccgccaactcatcccaagtagtgatggaatggttgggaagtcgtttaagccaatccaatgccttccctctaagtgagaaagggaataatctcaaccgaagtgcatcttctgacacattagtttgcttgctcccccaacaggtatccatgaaacccttgagatgtttgtaagcattctgatagGGAGCACTCGTGAAATACCCTCGTTGCTccaacaatgtcagcatcacatttgtaatttgaaaatttccCGCCCGGAACCGGGTGGGaaaattgcactagcatatccttggttgggaagcactcgaggagccactcttggaggtggtgagggagggtctggaatattatcattgacctagcggcctctcctttgtccttgaggtacaataggaacctcatcatcgatattgtcatctacctcctcccccgacagaagatctccaagaggtgcgttgtttgcAGCCATTTTGTACTTGAATTTGCAACACAGACAAATTAGTAatgcagaaggaaagaagaacaatgcataaaactatttagatagatagccaaaaccgttagctccccgaaaatggcgccaaaaagtgatcgaagcCAACCCTACACCAATACAAAGTGGCGAGAGCGGTCAAAATAGCCTTTACCCGAAATGGTCGGGATCAAATCCAtagggagctagaagtgggaattggattcctatctaaactagagatgcgtaGGGCTCTTAATTATGCTTTcaatcatcttttggttggttattacttctaatatttatgctaatgataagctaaattaaactaagaatgattgcttgtaaggttttctaaatagttaaacAGGCACTaaggaagtgactttctcctaggtgaatacttgacaggatctaaagcctaagtcaaagacattatgttggggattgtgatatagccaatgcacggaattactcactctatacctctcggtagcttgagtggctttgccctaattgactttctcaagaccaattgggtgtcaaaattgtgggtattactatctctaggtttaaccctttaattggggctatcaatctcttgattacaccccaattcttTGTTGggctgattttcctagactcaagctctctttatcaagaagaactcaagtcaaataggcacaaattagtgtttgcaaccactaattcaacatggaaaacacaaatcagtccaaatatcatctacccataaacatctaagcattaaatcaaaagacccatcaaatacccacactagggttgagccacaaccctaactaatgggtctagctactcataataatggaagaaaacagagaaatagatgaagaataacccatatgatttaattacaagctaagataaagaagattcagtgttaatctagctaaaaattactcaaaatggataTAAAACGCCGTTCACATGCTCTGGTCTTTTATAAATTACAAAAAGATGCCCTAAAATTGTGAAAAGAATGTATTTATAATAGgctgaattttctggacaaaaatacccctgacgagATACTgccggtccgcataaaatgcaccgcagaCCGCATTGAGGCTTCTCGGCTTGATTAATCATCCTCTGAAtttggccaccgcgggccgcataaaatgcaccgcgaccgcggtggcttcaactgcggtccgcacaaaaaggaccgcggaccgcattgtcCTTTATATTAaaactcccaactctctgaacccctatcttcgcggaccgcacaaaatggattgcggccgcgaaGAGGCTACTGCGACCGCACAAaatcctccgcggaccgcattgccTTGGGCTCCCAAAAGTGCACCTCTATGAATCTCCCCAATGCGGATCGCACTAAATGGCTTGCGGCCACAGTGGGTCTATTGTagctgtgctttgacttgttcttggttcttgtgcatgtttcactcctttttgagctggttttgactaattgtcaccttttttccaaaccctgcaaacaagtacaacatgtaagcctttgggactattttgtatacatttttaatcaaaactcaagtaaaaatgagtgtaaaatgaactagaatccctagttatcatacCCCTCCCAGCAAGACGAGGTAATGTacgatttcttttagttttaactgactatttttccaagtgggtagaagcaggtgcaTTCGCCAAATACACGAGCAAGAAATAATCACATTCATATGGAGAAACATCACATGccgcttcggcatccccaaagaaatcagttgcaATAACGGGCCCTAGTTCACTAGAAAAAAGACTACcgagtttttcaaaaaatggcacatcaaaagAATACTCTCCACTCCATATCATCCCACAGGCAACGGTCAGGCATAGTCCTCCAACAAAATAATATTGAACATCATGAAAAAGAAGCTCAAGAACGCCAAGGGGCTGTGGCCAGAACTACTATCagaagtgctatgggcatatcgcactACGCCGAAAACAAGCACAGAAGAAACACCATATTCGCTAGTCTATGAGACCGATACAGTAATACTGGTAGAAGTCGGTGAACCAAGCGTAAGGTATTCAAACGAGAGCAGGCCAAGCAACGACGAAAGTAGAAGGCAAGATATCGACGAAGCCGAAGAGCGGAGAGACATGGCTTACATAAGAATGATAGCTCAAAAACAACAGGTAGAGTCGTACTACAACAAAAAAGACAAGATTAGGCCACTCAAGGTCGGGGACTATGTACTCAAAGCCAAAACACAAGCAAGCAAAGACC
Proteins encoded in this window:
- the LOC138878415 gene encoding uncharacterized protein, with product MKKKLKNAKGLWPELLSEVLWAYRTTPKTSTEETPYSLVYETDTVILVEVGEPSVRYSNESRPSNDESRRQDIDEAEERRDMAYIRMIAQKQQVESYYNKKDKIRPLKVGDYVLKAKTQASKDPREGKLGTN